In one Acidimicrobiales bacterium genomic region, the following are encoded:
- a CDS encoding leucyl aminopeptidase, protein MPITITAANAVPDDAEVVGVPVAEGSNGPEVVGGGAAAAGVDVDALIARLVAESFDPKVGATALVAGLGDDDAPSVIAVGMGDTSALTLDVLRRASAAVVRAAWKRTSVATLVLDAAPAELHRGSAAQAVAEGAALAAYRFTRFKSDPDACTIEAVTVVGKGGKPVAAGVERGATIAGGVALARDLVNTPPGHLSPVAFADIAVETAGAAGIEVEVIDEKQAAKMGLGGIAGVGQGSDNPPRLVKLTYTPEGKARGHVALVGKGITFDSGGLSLKTGEGMMTMKTDMSGAAAVLATMSILPALAPKVAVTAFLCLAENMPSGSAIRPGDVLKIRNGTTVEVLNTDAEGRLVLADGLSLAAEEGVDAIVDLATLTGACLVALGPTIAGLMGNHDGWVDAVGEAAGRAGETVWHLPLPGDYRKMLDSDIADLKNIGGKHAGALPAGLFLQEFVGDVPWVHLDIAGPASVEEDQPHVPKGGTGFGVRTLIEALAGFAKPKGRGQTARQEPTRA, encoded by the coding sequence ATGCCGATCACGATCACCGCCGCCAACGCCGTCCCCGACGACGCCGAGGTCGTCGGCGTCCCCGTCGCCGAGGGCAGCAACGGGCCCGAGGTGGTGGGCGGCGGGGCGGCCGCCGCCGGGGTCGACGTCGACGCTCTCATCGCCCGCCTCGTCGCCGAGTCGTTCGACCCGAAGGTCGGCGCCACCGCCCTCGTGGCCGGCCTGGGCGACGACGACGCCCCGAGCGTGATCGCCGTCGGGATGGGCGACACCTCCGCGCTCACCCTCGACGTCCTCCGCCGTGCCTCCGCCGCGGTCGTGCGCGCCGCATGGAAGCGCACCTCGGTGGCCACCCTCGTCCTCGACGCGGCACCGGCCGAGCTGCACCGGGGCTCGGCCGCCCAGGCCGTCGCCGAGGGCGCGGCGCTGGCCGCCTATCGCTTCACCCGCTTCAAGTCCGACCCCGACGCCTGCACGATCGAGGCCGTGACCGTGGTGGGCAAGGGCGGCAAGCCGGTGGCCGCCGGCGTCGAGCGCGGCGCCACCATCGCCGGCGGCGTGGCGCTCGCCCGCGACCTCGTCAACACCCCGCCCGGCCACCTCTCCCCCGTCGCCTTCGCCGACATCGCTGTCGAGACGGCCGGCGCCGCGGGCATCGAGGTCGAGGTGATCGACGAGAAGCAGGCGGCGAAGATGGGCCTCGGCGGCATCGCCGGCGTCGGTCAGGGCTCGGACAACCCGCCCCGCCTGGTGAAGCTGACCTACACCCCCGAGGGCAAGGCCCGCGGCCACGTGGCCCTGGTGGGCAAGGGCATCACCTTCGACTCCGGCGGGCTGTCGCTCAAGACGGGCGAGGGGATGATGACCATGAAGACCGACATGAGTGGCGCCGCCGCCGTGCTCGCCACCATGTCGATCCTGCCCGCCCTCGCCCCCAAGGTCGCGGTCACCGCCTTCCTGTGCCTGGCCGAGAACATGCCGAGCGGCAGCGCCATCCGCCCCGGCGACGTCCTCAAGATCCGCAACGGCACCACCGTGGAGGTGCTCAACACCGACGCCGAGGGGCGACTGGTGCTGGCCGACGGCCTCTCCCTGGCCGCCGAGGAGGGCGTCGACGCCATCGTCGACCTCGCCACCCTCACCGGGGCGTGCCTGGTGGCCCTGGGCCCGACCATCGCCGGCCTCATGGGCAACCACGACGGCTGGGTCGACGCCGTCGGCGAGGCGGCCGGGCGGGCCGGGGAGACGGTGTGGCACCTGCCGCTGCCCGGCGACTACCGCAAGATGCTCGACTCCGACATCGCCGACCTCAAGAACATCGGCGGCAAGCACGCCGGTGCCCTCCCCGCCGGGCTGTTCCTGCAGGAGTTCGTCGGCGACGTGCCGTGGGTCCACCTCGACATCGCCGGGCCGGCGTCAGTCGAGGAGGACCAGCCCCACGTGCCCAAGGGCGGCACCGGCTTCGGTGTGCGGACCCTCATCGAGGCCCTCGCCGGCTTCGCCAAGCCGAAGGGCCGGGGCCAGACCGCCCGCCAGGAGCCCACCCGGGCCTGA
- the moeB gene encoding molybdopterin-synthase adenylyltransferase MoeB, which yields MASFRDLLAKTKTEITEVDTEGAAAAIADGAVVLDVREPDEYEQGAIPGAVHIARGNLEAQVEDRIADRDAKVVVHCAGGARSAFAAKTLAELGYTDVVSMAGGFNRWKDEGRDWKAPRTLSAEQRNRYQRHLLLPEVGPAGQQRLLDSSALLLGAGGLGSPAALYLAAAGVGTIGIIDMDVVDDSNLQRQILHNVDRIGDRKVDSAKKTLTLLNPDVDVVTYDTRLGADNVLDIIDGYDVIVDGTDNFPTRYLVNDASLLKRIPVVHGSIFRFEGQATVFHPYEGPCYRCMIPEPPPAELAPSCAEAGVLGVLPGIIGSIQAMEAIKLLLGLGDSLAGRLLAYDAMEESFRTFKVNRDPACAACGPDAGEIVIAEYDELCMPHPTQPPVE from the coding sequence ATGGCCAGCTTCAGGGACCTTCTCGCCAAGACCAAGACCGAGATCACCGAGGTCGACACCGAGGGGGCGGCGGCCGCCATCGCCGATGGAGCGGTCGTCCTCGACGTCCGGGAGCCCGACGAGTACGAGCAGGGCGCCATCCCCGGCGCCGTCCACATCGCCCGTGGCAACCTCGAGGCCCAGGTGGAGGACCGCATCGCCGACCGCGACGCCAAGGTCGTGGTCCACTGCGCCGGCGGCGCCCGCTCCGCCTTCGCCGCCAAGACCCTCGCCGAGCTCGGCTACACCGATGTCGTCTCCATGGCCGGCGGCTTCAACCGCTGGAAGGACGAGGGCCGCGACTGGAAGGCCCCGCGCACGCTCTCGGCCGAGCAGCGCAACCGCTACCAGCGCCACCTGCTGCTGCCCGAGGTCGGCCCCGCCGGCCAGCAGCGCCTGCTGGACTCCTCGGCGCTGCTCCTCGGCGCCGGCGGCCTCGGCTCACCCGCGGCGCTCTACCTGGCGGCGGCCGGCGTGGGCACCATCGGCATCATCGACATGGACGTCGTCGACGACTCCAACCTGCAGCGCCAGATCCTGCACAACGTCGACCGCATCGGCGACCGCAAGGTCGACTCGGCCAAGAAGACCCTCACCCTGCTCAATCCCGACGTCGACGTCGTCACCTACGACACCCGCCTCGGGGCCGACAACGTCCTCGACATCATCGACGGCTACGACGTCATCGTCGACGGCACCGACAACTTCCCCACCCGCTACCTGGTCAACGACGCCTCGCTGCTCAAGCGCATCCCCGTCGTGCACGGTTCGATCTTCCGCTTCGAGGGCCAGGCCACGGTGTTCCACCCCTACGAGGGGCCCTGCTACCGCTGCATGATCCCCGAGCCGCCCCCCGCCGAGCTGGCGCCGAGCTGCGCCGAGGCGGGCGTGCTGGGCGTGCTGCCCGGCATCATCGGCTCCATCCAGGCCATGGAGGCCATCAAGCTGCTCCTCGGCCTCGGCGACAGCCTGGCCGGCCGGCTGCTGGCCTACGACGCCATGGAGGAGTCGTTCCGGACCTTCAAGGTCAACCGCGACCCCGCCTGCGCGGCGTGCGGGCCCGACGCCGGCGAGATCGTCATCGCCGAGTACGACGAGCTCTGCATGCCCCACCCCACCCAGCCCCCCGTCGAGTAG
- a CDS encoding FkbM family methyltransferase translates to MGHHPTAVGGAEVWLLVYGAVRAAGRLRSRPVPTDADRLAALLRTWLATELVVVDVGARWGVGDRWAPFGANVSVIGFDPDEGECARLNALARPQVEGETSGPRVVYEPVALGREADTATLHLTVEPACSSLYPPVEALVRQRPELSVIAPAGTAEVAMTTLDLWSRDAGVDRVDVMKLDTQGSELGVLEGAEATLAGVRLLEVEVEFNEIYEGQPLFGDVDRFLRARGFVLWRLQQLVHYGLPDADAAAVELPDRQFFDSAPVEVAGHGGQLFWGHAYFVAADLAFPGATTPTWDQAVRDACAATAFGFTDLARSVLGRATNAPAGAREALAGS, encoded by the coding sequence GTGGGCCATCATCCCACGGCGGTCGGTGGCGCCGAGGTCTGGCTCCTGGTCTACGGCGCCGTGCGGGCGGCGGGACGCCTACGCTCGCGCCCCGTGCCCACCGACGCCGACCGCCTCGCCGCCCTCCTGCGGACCTGGCTCGCCACCGAGCTGGTGGTGGTCGACGTCGGGGCCCGGTGGGGGGTGGGCGACCGGTGGGCGCCGTTCGGCGCCAACGTCTCGGTCATCGGCTTCGACCCCGACGAGGGCGAGTGCGCCCGCCTCAACGCCCTGGCTCGACCTCAGGTCGAGGGTGAGACCTCGGGCCCACGGGTCGTCTACGAGCCCGTCGCCCTGGGCCGGGAGGCCGACACCGCCACCCTCCACCTCACCGTCGAGCCGGCCTGCTCGTCGCTCTACCCGCCGGTGGAAGCCCTGGTCAGGCAGCGTCCCGAGCTGTCGGTGATCGCCCCCGCCGGCACCGCCGAGGTCGCCATGACCACCCTCGACCTGTGGTCGAGGGACGCTGGCGTCGACCGGGTCGACGTGATGAAGCTCGACACCCAGGGCTCCGAGCTCGGCGTGCTCGAGGGCGCCGAGGCCACCCTGGCGGGGGTGCGCCTCCTCGAGGTCGAGGTCGAGTTCAACGAGATCTACGAGGGCCAGCCCCTCTTCGGTGACGTCGACCGCTTCCTCCGCGCCCGCGGCTTCGTGCTGTGGCGGCTCCAGCAGCTCGTCCACTACGGGCTGCCCGACGCCGACGCCGCCGCCGTCGAGCTTCCCGACCGGCAGTTCTTCGATTCGGCGCCGGTGGAGGTGGCCGGCCACGGCGGACAGCTCTTCTGGGGCCACGCCTACTTCGTGGCGGCCGACCTGGCCTTCCCCGGGGCCACCACCCCCACCTGGGACCAGGCCGTGCGCGACGCCTGTGCCGCCACCGCCTTCGGCTTCACCGACCTGGCCCGCAGCGTGCTCGGGCGCGCCACCAACGCCCCCGCCGGTGCCCGGGAGGCCCTCGCAGGCTCCTAG
- a CDS encoding DUF354 domain-containing protein: MDRPMRVLFDIAHPAHVHFYRHLRAQLEDEGHETRVIAREKDVTCALLERFEIPHRIVGRAGSGRLHQARELVTRVTALVREGREMDADVVLTRNPSGVQAATILRIPGVFDTDDGPAVGIHWKTAAPFADIITTPDCLPPLGPKQRTYPGYKALAYLHPDHFTPDPAVLDELGVAPGEPFSIVRIVALHASHDRQITGLAPGDRDRIIKELRSRGKVFISMEGGLPPGLDDLRLPVGPHRLHDALAFAQLCVGDSQTMTAEAALLGTPALYLSAFHGRVPYLVDLEARYGLVESFAPTEADALIERTITLADDAGARDRWTERRAAVLGDKVDVSTWYRELLDEVVGARMAARS; encoded by the coding sequence ATGGACCGCCCCATGCGGGTGCTGTTCGACATCGCTCACCCTGCCCACGTCCACTTCTACCGCCACCTGCGAGCCCAGCTCGAGGACGAGGGCCACGAGACGCGGGTGATCGCCCGGGAGAAGGACGTCACCTGCGCCCTGCTCGAGCGCTTCGAGATCCCCCACCGCATCGTCGGGCGAGCCGGCTCCGGCCGCCTCCACCAGGCCCGGGAGCTCGTCACCAGGGTGACGGCGCTGGTGCGCGAAGGCAGGGAGATGGACGCCGACGTCGTCCTCACCCGAAACCCCAGCGGCGTGCAGGCCGCGACCATCTTGCGCATCCCCGGGGTGTTCGACACCGATGACGGCCCCGCCGTGGGCATCCACTGGAAGACCGCCGCCCCCTTCGCCGACATCATCACCACCCCCGACTGCCTGCCGCCCCTCGGGCCCAAGCAGCGCACCTATCCCGGCTACAAGGCGCTCGCCTACCTGCACCCCGACCACTTCACGCCCGACCCCGCGGTGCTCGACGAGCTGGGGGTGGCGCCGGGCGAACCCTTCTCCATCGTGCGGATCGTGGCTCTCCACGCCTCCCACGACCGCCAGATCACCGGTCTCGCCCCCGGCGACCGCGACCGGATCATCAAGGAGCTGCGGTCCCGGGGCAAGGTCTTCATCTCCATGGAGGGTGGACTCCCGCCCGGGCTCGACGATCTGCGCCTGCCCGTGGGACCGCACCGGCTCCACGACGCCCTCGCCTTCGCCCAGCTCTGCGTCGGCGACTCCCAGACCATGACGGCCGAGGCGGCACTGCTCGGCACGCCTGCCCTCTACCTCAGCGCCTTCCACGGCCGGGTCCCCTACCTCGTCGACCTCGAGGCGCGCTACGGCCTGGTCGAGTCGTTCGCCCCGACGGAGGCCGACGCCCTCATCGAACGCACCATCACCCTGGCCGACGACGCCGGCGCCAGGGACCGGTGGACCGAGCGCCGGGCCGCCGTGCTCGGCGACAAGGTCGACGTCTCGACGTGGTACCGCGAGCTGCTCGACGAGGTCGTCGGAGCCCGGATGGCCGCCCGCTCCTGA
- a CDS encoding cob(I)yrinic acid a,c-diamide adenosyltransferase, with protein sequence MSFYTRKGDDGTTGLFFGGRVRKDSAAPEAFGTVDEAQAAIGLARAEAETGSELDELCLHVERDLYVLMAELATAVENRRKLAPGQTLVTPEMVLAVEARTDDLATRFEMPTDFVLPGGNRTSALLEVARTVVRRAERAAVPAAADGSSVVPYLNRLSSLLWAMARWQEGGAVLSKDQTNLTNSRES encoded by the coding sequence GTGAGCTTCTACACGCGGAAGGGCGACGACGGCACGACCGGGCTGTTCTTCGGCGGTCGTGTGCGCAAGGACAGCGCCGCCCCCGAGGCGTTCGGCACCGTCGACGAGGCCCAGGCCGCCATCGGGCTGGCCCGAGCCGAGGCCGAGACCGGCTCCGAGCTCGACGAGCTGTGCCTCCACGTCGAGCGCGACCTCTACGTGCTCATGGCCGAGCTGGCCACCGCGGTCGAGAACCGCCGCAAGCTGGCCCCCGGCCAGACGCTGGTGACGCCGGAGATGGTGCTCGCCGTCGAGGCCCGCACCGACGACCTCGCCACCCGCTTCGAGATGCCGACCGACTTCGTCCTGCCCGGTGGCAACCGCACCTCGGCCCTGCTCGAGGTGGCGCGCACCGTCGTGCGCCGGGCCGAGCGGGCGGCGGTGCCGGCGGCGGCCGATGGGTCGTCGGTGGTGCCCTACCTGAACCGCCTCTCCTCGCTGCTGTGGGCCATGGCCCGGTGGCAGGAGGGCGGCGCCGTGCTGAGCAAGGACCAGACCAACCTGACCAACTCCCGGGAGAGCTGA
- a CDS encoding type IV toxin-antitoxin system AbiEi family antitoxin domain-containing protein, whose protein sequence is MARRQHGCVTLAQARAAGASPAALSRRVRSGRLERRHAGVYQLPDLADELTAATAILLACPAAVLSHRGAARVLELDGVDGSHAEVTVPPSTHLRADGVHRSADLASHEVIVVGGLRTTDATRTLCDLGAVCSLDVVEQALESALRRRLTSLPRLRWRIEALARSGRSGPPQLRLVLDRRPPGPPTESMLETLFVQCVRAGGLPDPIRQHQVRDAGGRFIARADLAYPSHRVLIELDSWEHHHDRRAFQHDRGRQNALVTLGWTVLRFTWEDVTCHPADTAGVVRAAIAARPPVS, encoded by the coding sequence GTGGCCCGGCGCCAGCACGGCTGCGTCACCCTGGCGCAGGCGCGAGCCGCCGGCGCCAGCCCAGCGGCCCTCAGCCGACGGGTGCGATCGGGCCGGCTCGAGCGACGGCACGCCGGCGTCTACCAGCTCCCCGACCTCGCCGACGAGCTCACCGCGGCCACGGCCATCCTGCTGGCCTGCCCAGCCGCCGTCCTGTCGCATCGGGGTGCGGCCCGCGTCCTCGAGCTGGACGGGGTCGACGGGTCCCACGCCGAGGTGACGGTCCCACCCTCCACCCACCTGCGCGCTGATGGGGTCCACCGCAGCGCCGACCTCGCGTCGCACGAGGTCATCGTCGTCGGCGGGCTGCGGACGACCGACGCCACGCGAACCCTCTGCGACCTGGGCGCGGTGTGCTCCCTCGACGTGGTGGAACAGGCGCTCGAGTCGGCGTTGCGCCGACGGCTCACCTCCCTCCCCCGACTGCGATGGCGCATCGAGGCCCTCGCCCGCAGCGGCCGGAGCGGCCCGCCGCAGCTCCGACTCGTCCTCGATCGGCGTCCTCCGGGTCCACCGACGGAGAGCATGCTCGAGACGCTCTTCGTGCAATGCGTCCGCGCCGGGGGCCTGCCGGATCCCATCCGTCAGCACCAGGTTCGTGACGCCGGCGGTCGCTTCATCGCCCGGGCCGATCTCGCGTACCCGTCGCACCGCGTGCTCATCGAGCTCGACAGCTGGGAGCACCACCACGACCGCCGCGCCTTCCAGCACGACCGGGGCCGCCAGAACGCCCTGGTGACGCTGGGCTGGACCGTCCTCCGCTTCACCTGGGAGGACGTGACCTGCCACCCCGCCGACACCGCAGGGGTGGTGCGCGCCGCCATCGCTGCCCGCCCACCGGTCTCATGA
- a CDS encoding S-layer homology domain-containing protein, producing the protein MRILARSPRNVLARRLLVLVATLAIATTGLLGADTTVAEAQSSTASEMEHEFFTLLNDERTARGLAALDADSGMAGIAHDWSGVMSTTHLHHRPDLLEQVEARVTTEWTRIGENVGRGGSVATLHQAFMDSPTHYDNVVGRYNRLGVGVVLSGSTIWVTFNFLEGPALAETAAVSPTHPTFTDVAQDAYFYGAVDWAWKVSITTGTTDTTFSPNGGVTRAQAVTFLWRAAGSPTSGTHGFTDVVPGSYYDQAVAWASTAGITTGTSPTTFGPHLTVSRAQMVTFQWRAAGQPASGSHPFTDVEAGSYYEPAVAWAAEQGITTGATPTQFNPMSGVTRGQSVTFLWRAAGTPTV; encoded by the coding sequence ATGAGGATCTTGGCCCGCAGCCCCCGCAACGTGCTCGCACGGCGGCTGCTCGTCCTCGTCGCCACCCTCGCCATCGCCACCACCGGCCTGCTGGGGGCGGACACGACCGTGGCCGAGGCCCAGAGCTCCACCGCCTCCGAGATGGAGCACGAGTTCTTCACCCTCCTCAACGACGAGCGCACCGCCAGGGGCCTGGCGGCCCTCGACGCCGATTCCGGGATGGCCGGGATCGCACACGACTGGTCGGGCGTGATGTCGACCACCCACCTCCACCACCGCCCCGACCTCCTCGAGCAGGTCGAGGCCCGCGTCACCACGGAGTGGACCCGCATCGGCGAGAACGTGGGTCGCGGCGGGTCGGTGGCCACCCTCCACCAAGCCTTCATGGACTCGCCCACCCACTACGACAACGTCGTCGGGCGCTACAACCGCCTCGGCGTCGGCGTGGTCCTGAGCGGCTCGACCATCTGGGTCACCTTCAACTTCCTCGAGGGCCCGGCCCTGGCCGAGACTGCCGCCGTCAGCCCCACCCACCCGACCTTCACCGACGTGGCCCAGGACGCCTACTTCTACGGCGCGGTCGACTGGGCGTGGAAGGTCTCGATCACCACCGGCACCACCGACACCACCTTCAGCCCCAACGGGGGCGTCACCCGGGCCCAGGCCGTGACCTTCCTCTGGCGGGCCGCCGGCAGCCCGACGTCGGGCACGCACGGCTTCACCGACGTGGTCCCCGGCTCCTACTACGACCAGGCCGTGGCCTGGGCATCGACGGCCGGCATCACCACCGGCACCTCGCCGACCACCTTCGGGCCCCACCTGACGGTGAGCAGGGCCCAGATGGTGACCTTCCAGTGGCGGGCGGCAGGCCAGCCGGCCTCCGGCTCGCACCCCTTCACCGACGTCGAGGCGGGCTCCTACTACGAGCCGGCGGTGGCGTGGGCGGCGGAGCAGGGCATCACCACCGGCGCCACGCCCACCCAGTTCAACCCCATGAGCGGCGTCACCCGCGGCCAGTCGGTCACCTTCCTGTGGCGGGCGGCCGGCACCCCCACCGTCTGA
- a CDS encoding lysylphosphatidylglycerol synthase domain-containing protein translates to MSRLSRLGERGTARSPRAQRLLLGAALAVFVVSGVLAIRALDGIPLADDWYLWLLVAAGLSLVTFGVNAAEFAVSALFLGVRPGVADSLRVSILASAANVMPIPGAALVRTQALKRLGLGYRQALSATAVIGLAWVATGALVAGALLVPSAQALVGGLALAAGVVGWGVAVILLLRQVGTAGTRRALPRVAAVEMASVAVGIARTWVVLRALGFDAGLAEAAALLGAAIVASAAGIFPGGIGIREVLSAAVGAVVGLPAAAGALMAAVDRIVGYAVLALCSAVVLATTGRPDTGDAGDADPGVPGPGPGAKIP, encoded by the coding sequence GTGTCTCGGCTGAGCCGACTGGGCGAGCGCGGCACCGCCCGCTCGCCACGGGCGCAGCGCCTCCTCCTCGGCGCGGCGCTGGCGGTCTTCGTCGTGAGCGGGGTGCTCGCCATCCGAGCCCTCGACGGCATCCCCCTCGCCGACGACTGGTACCTCTGGCTGCTCGTCGCCGCCGGCCTCTCGCTGGTGACCTTCGGGGTCAACGCCGCCGAGTTCGCGGTGTCGGCACTGTTCCTCGGCGTGCGCCCCGGCGTGGCCGATTCGTTGCGCGTCAGCATCCTTGCCAGTGCCGCCAACGTGATGCCCATCCCTGGTGCCGCCCTGGTGCGCACCCAGGCCCTCAAGCGCCTCGGCCTCGGCTACCGGCAGGCCCTCTCGGCCACCGCGGTGATCGGCCTCGCCTGGGTCGCCACCGGCGCCCTGGTCGCCGGTGCCCTGCTCGTTCCCTCAGCGCAGGCGCTGGTCGGCGGCCTGGCACTCGCCGCCGGCGTCGTCGGCTGGGGGGTCGCCGTCATCCTGCTGCTGCGCCAGGTGGGCACCGCCGGCACCCGCAGGGCCCTCCCCCGGGTGGCGGCCGTGGAGATGGCCTCGGTGGCCGTCGGGATCGCTCGCACCTGGGTGGTCCTGCGCGCCCTCGGCTTCGACGCCGGCCTGGCCGAGGCGGCCGCCCTCCTCGGCGCCGCCATCGTCGCCAGCGCCGCGGGCATCTTCCCCGGCGGCATCGGGATCCGGGAAGTGCTCAGCGCCGCCGTAGGCGCCGTCGTCGGCCTCCCGGCCGCGGCCGGCGCCCTGATGGCAGCGGTCGACCGCATCGTCGGCTACGCCGTGCTCGCCCTCTGCAGCGCTGTCGTGCTGGCCACCACCGGGCGCCCGGACACCGGCGACGCCGGCGACGCCGACCCTGGCGTGCCCGGCCCAGGCCCAGGTGCGAAGATCCCCTGA
- a CDS encoding class I SAM-dependent methyltransferase, which produces MDGPSHDDGTRRPHHDVEAGLRLEKSRKIVMMLGRRLDLLGADLLEVGTGSGYMAGAFADAVGPEGRVRSVDANDVRESTAGYEFTKVDGTTLPFDDAAFDAAVSNHVLEHVGTVDDQAHHLAEIRRVLRPGGVAYVAVPNRWRVIEPHLHLPLLSWLPSALADRYVRATRKGEWYDVVPPSGATMRRLLDGSGLDWEDATIEAMRLMAEVETAGPVARRLLTAPERALRAVPVLPSLIYVAHRPAA; this is translated from the coding sequence ATGGACGGCCCCTCCCACGACGACGGCACCCGCCGTCCCCACCACGACGTCGAGGCCGGCCTTCGCCTCGAGAAGTCGCGCAAGATCGTGATGATGCTCGGCCGCCGCCTCGATCTCCTCGGCGCCGACCTGCTCGAGGTGGGCACCGGTTCGGGGTACATGGCGGGCGCCTTCGCCGACGCCGTGGGGCCCGAAGGCCGGGTTCGCTCCGTCGATGCCAACGACGTGCGCGAGTCCACCGCCGGCTACGAGTTCACCAAGGTCGACGGCACCACCCTCCCCTTCGACGACGCCGCCTTCGACGCCGCGGTCTCCAACCACGTGCTCGAGCACGTGGGCACCGTCGATGACCAGGCCCACCACCTCGCCGAGATCCGCCGGGTGCTGCGACCCGGCGGGGTCGCCTACGTGGCGGTGCCCAACCGGTGGAGGGTGATCGAGCCTCACCTCCACCTCCCGCTGCTGTCGTGGCTGCCCTCGGCGCTGGCCGACCGCTACGTGCGCGCCACCCGCAAGGGCGAGTGGTACGACGTGGTGCCGCCCAGCGGGGCCACGATGCGGCGCCTGCTCGACGGCTCGGGCCTCGACTGGGAGGACGCCACCATCGAGGCCATGCGCCTGATGGCTGAGGTGGAGACGGCAGGCCCCGTGGCCCGGCGGCTGCTCACCGCCCCCGAGCGTGCGCTGCGGGCCGTGCCCGTGCTGCCCTCGCTCATCTACGTGGCCCACCGGCCGGCCGCCTGA
- a CDS encoding Sir2 family NAD-dependent protein deacetylase, whose amino-acid sequence MDGEATEPDDHGVDEAALARARALVDGAESITVLTGAGISTDSGIPDFRGPKGLWTRNPKAEATSNIAYYVRDPEVRRLAWRSRLDSTAWSAEPNAGHLALVALERRGTLRALITQNVDGLHHAAGNDPDLVIEAHGTMRRWVCLSCDAGGPMAEALDRVRLGEDDPACRAPVGSDGEACGGILKSATVSYGQQLDPVDLERADEAAADCDLFLAVGSTLSVYPIAQVVSVAHHHGAPVVIVNAQPTPYDPIAAEVLRGQIGRVLPTLVGV is encoded by the coding sequence ATGGACGGTGAGGCGACGGAGCCGGACGACCACGGCGTGGACGAGGCGGCGCTGGCCCGGGCGCGGGCGCTGGTGGACGGCGCCGAGAGCATCACGGTGCTCACCGGCGCCGGCATCTCCACCGACTCGGGGATCCCCGACTTCCGGGGTCCGAAGGGGCTCTGGACCCGCAACCCCAAGGCCGAGGCGACCTCGAACATCGCCTACTACGTCCGCGACCCCGAGGTGCGGCGGCTGGCGTGGCGGAGCCGCCTCGACTCGACGGCGTGGTCGGCGGAGCCCAACGCCGGCCACCTGGCCCTGGTTGCGCTCGAGCGGCGGGGCACGCTGCGCGCCCTCATCACCCAGAACGTCGACGGGCTGCACCATGCCGCCGGCAACGACCCGGACCTGGTCATCGAGGCCCACGGCACCATGCGTCGGTGGGTGTGCCTCTCCTGCGACGCGGGCGGCCCCATGGCCGAGGCCCTCGACCGGGTCCGCCTCGGTGAGGACGACCCGGCCTGCCGGGCACCGGTCGGGTCCGACGGCGAGGCCTGCGGGGGCATCCTCAAGTCGGCGACGGTCTCGTACGGCCAGCAGCTCGACCCGGTCGACCTCGAGCGGGCCGACGAGGCGGCGGCCGACTGCGACCTGTTCCTCGCCGTCGGGTCCACCCTCTCGGTGTACCCCATCGCCCAGGTGGTGTCGGTGGCCCACCACCACGGGGCGCCGGTGGTGATCGTCAACGCCCAGCCGACGCCCTACGACCCCATCGCCGCCGAGGTGCTGCGGGGCCAGATCGGCCGGGTGCTCCCGACGCTGGTGGGCGTCTAG